One uncultured Tolumonas sp. genomic window carries:
- a CDS encoding IS110 family transposase: protein MKITTVGIDLAKNVFQVHGVNERGKTMLKKQLKREQMMLFFTNLPPCLIGMEACGSAHYWANQLQRVGHIVKLMPPQFVKPYVKTNKNDAADAEAICEAVTRPTMRFVPIKSREQLAVLALHRARQGFVKARTAQANQIRGLLAEQGIIIPKGIVHISLRLPKILEESENDLPGTFRQLLNRLGEHLKELDRHTKELEVQIQRWHRENTASKKLAQIPGIGPITASALVASVGNATNFENSRQLAAWLGLVPRQHSSGGKQTLLGISKRGDSYLRTLLIHGARAVLRVAERKAEHAGSWLAGIMRRRNQNVAAVALANKNARIVWALLAHDRVFEPNYGATA, encoded by the coding sequence ATGAAGATCACAACTGTTGGTATTGATCTGGCAAAAAACGTATTCCAAGTGCACGGTGTGAATGAGCGTGGCAAGACGATGTTGAAGAAGCAACTGAAGCGGGAGCAGATGATGCTCTTCTTCACCAATCTTCCCCCCTGCTTAATTGGAATGGAGGCTTGCGGTAGCGCCCACTACTGGGCTAATCAGTTGCAAAGGGTGGGTCATATCGTGAAATTGATGCCGCCACAATTCGTTAAACCCTATGTGAAGACCAATAAGAACGACGCAGCTGATGCGGAGGCGATCTGCGAAGCGGTGACTAGGCCTACCATGCGCTTTGTACCGATAAAGAGTCGCGAGCAGTTAGCCGTCTTGGCCCTGCACCGTGCCCGGCAAGGGTTCGTCAAGGCGAGAACTGCGCAAGCCAACCAGATCCGGGGCCTGTTGGCTGAACAAGGGATCATTATCCCTAAAGGCATTGTGCACATCAGCCTGCGCTTACCCAAGATCTTGGAAGAAAGCGAGAACGACCTGCCGGGGACGTTTCGCCAATTGCTCAATCGTCTGGGTGAGCATCTCAAGGAACTCGACCGGCACACCAAAGAACTGGAAGTCCAAATTCAGCGTTGGCACAGAGAGAATACAGCCAGTAAAAAGCTGGCGCAGATCCCCGGCATCGGCCCAATCACTGCCAGTGCCTTGGTCGCTTCTGTCGGCAACGCGACGAATTTCGAGAATAGTCGGCAACTGGCTGCTTGGCTGGGGTTAGTGCCACGGCAACATTCCAGCGGCGGGAAACAAACCCTGCTGGGTATAAGCAAACGCGGCGACAGCTATCTGCGAACTCTGCTGATCCACGGGGCTCGAGCAGTGCTTCGGGTTGCTGAACGCAAGGCCGAACATGCCGGAAGTTGGTTAGCAGGGATAATGAGGCGTCGCAATCAGAATGTAGCCGCAGTAGCACTCGCTAACAAAAATGCCCGTATCGTGTGGGCACTGCTTGCCCATGACCGAGTATTTGAACCCAATTATGGGGCGACAGCATGA
- a CDS encoding type II toxin-antitoxin system HipA family toxin produces the protein MRPQKLIVAMNAIEVGTLFRDGRGAMSFQYLSSWLDRPGARAISLSLPLTSKKQESTAVYNFFNNLLPDSDIIITRMQQRFQIATNHPFDLLATIGRDCVGAIQLYPEDIHLSPINEVHAEPLDENTIAKLLSGYKTSPLGMDNTHDFRISIAGAQEKTALLWYQGQWQRPLGSTPTSHIFKLPIGMIEQNNIDLSESCENEWLCLQIAKAFGFDVANTELATFNDTKVLVVERFDRRWSSDNQWLMRLPQEDMCQALGYSPALKYESHGGPGIAEIMKLLLGSRLSTKDRETFFRSQILYWLLAAIDGHAKNFSIFIEPNTSFVMTPLYDVISAYPIFKSKGIPPQKAKMAMALQGKNKQYLWSKIQSRHFQSTAQHVGFSSEQAGYLLQEMVMKTTSVIREVEQQLSTDFPSHISDSIFEGLEKQASKISAH, from the coding sequence ATGAGACCTCAAAAGCTGATTGTAGCCATGAATGCTATTGAAGTTGGCACCTTATTCCGTGATGGACGAGGAGCTATGTCATTTCAATATTTATCGTCATGGCTGGATAGACCGGGTGCTCGAGCCATTTCTTTGTCCTTACCTCTGACCTCAAAAAAACAGGAAAGTACGGCTGTTTATAACTTTTTCAATAATCTGTTACCTGACTCAGATATCATCATCACTCGTATGCAGCAGCGTTTTCAGATCGCAACAAATCATCCGTTCGATTTATTAGCTACGATCGGCCGGGATTGTGTTGGTGCCATACAGCTTTATCCGGAAGACATCCATCTATCCCCCATCAATGAAGTGCATGCCGAACCACTTGATGAAAATACGATTGCTAAACTTTTGTCTGGATACAAAACGTCGCCGTTAGGAATGGATAATACTCATGATTTCCGTATTTCTATTGCTGGTGCACAAGAGAAAACAGCCCTACTTTGGTATCAGGGACAATGGCAACGCCCATTAGGCAGCACGCCAACCAGCCATATATTTAAATTACCTATCGGGATGATTGAACAAAACAATATCGATCTATCTGAAAGCTGCGAAAATGAATGGCTCTGCCTGCAGATCGCTAAGGCATTTGGTTTTGATGTGGCCAACACAGAACTCGCTACATTTAACGATACTAAAGTATTGGTAGTGGAACGTTTTGACAGACGCTGGTCTAGCGATAATCAGTGGTTAATGCGGTTACCGCAAGAAGATATGTGCCAGGCCTTGGGTTATTCTCCTGCCCTCAAATATGAATCTCATGGTGGCCCTGGAATTGCCGAAATAATGAAGCTTTTACTTGGTTCGAGACTTTCAACGAAAGACAGAGAAACATTTTTCCGCTCACAGATCCTTTATTGGCTCTTAGCTGCCATCGATGGGCATGCAAAAAATTTCAGCATATTCATTGAACCGAATACATCATTTGTGATGACGCCTCTTTATGATGTGATATCGGCATACCCTATTTTCAAAAGCAAAGGCATTCCCCCACAAAAAGCAAAAATGGCGATGGCGTTGCAGGGTAAAAATAAACAATATCTATGGTCTAAAATCCAATCTCGTCATTTTCAAAGTACTGCACAACATGTCGGATTTTCATCTGAACAAGCAGGATATTTGTTACAAGAAATGGTCATGAAAACAACCTCAGTAATTCGCGAGGTAGAGCAACAATTATCTACCGATTTCCCTTCTCATATCAGTGACTCTATTTTTGAGGGATTAGAAAAACAAGCTAGTAAAATTAGCGCTCATTAA